AGTAGCCGAGGTTGAAGTAGAGGCGTGGGTTGTTGTTGCTGTAGCGAGCGGCTTTGCTGTATGCTTTTTCCGCTTGGTCCAGGTTGTCGGTGAGTGTGTAGACGTAGCCTTCAAGGAGAAAGCGGAGTGCGTTGCGAGGATCCAGGAGCTCGATGGTTTCAATTGCTTTCGTTGCATTCTTGATTGCTTCTCGTGGTGGGGACGCCGAGTAGACGTTGACGATGATGTCAAGAACTGCTGAGCGGTAGATGATGAGGGGGTCTTGCGGATTCTCCTTGATGGCGAGGTGTTGGTAGTTTGCCGCCTGAATTATTTTGTTTTGACGTTCTTCTCTTGGCTTTGTTGCGAACGCTTGGAGGTAGAGTTCCCACCCGACGTTGCTGAGGATGAGCGCGTTCTGCTCGGGGGGTGTGAGGGCGTGGAGGTAGACGTTGTTTTTCTTCGCGCTCTCGCTGATGGGTGTTGTAAGCATCGGCTTGCCGAAGCACTCGAGGGTAGGGTGGCGCTCCGTCCCGTCGCAGAAAATCGTTCCGGTTACGGGGTCGATATTGAACGCGGGTTTGCCTTTTTCGTGTATGCGCAAGTAGAGATGGAACGGGGAGCGGACAGCGGCTGCGGGGATGTGTTCTTGTTCAGCGACAGATTGGAGGAGGAGGGCGCGCGTGTCGCAGTCGCAGGATGCTGTTGCGATACATTCGGTGAGGGTGTTGGCTTCTGCGTAGCGTGTGCGTTCGTTAAGAAGCGTAATTGCTATTGCGAGGGTGGATTGAGCGGTTCTTTCTTTGTCTTTTTGTTTTGCGGCTGCGTCCTTCACGTCGTCGAGGTAGGTATCTAGCCAGCGTTGCAGCGTGCACGTGTTCTTGGTGCCAAGCGGTTTTGCTTCAAGGGAGATGACGCGGTGGCCGATGGTGTTCTTTTTTTGGAGGCAAGCGCTTTGCGCTTCTTCATTTGCAGACGTGTCGTGGCGCTCGATGCGAGGAGGGGGGTGTTGCTGTGCTTGCGCTGGCGTCGCTGAGAAAGGCGTGGCGAAGGCGAAGGAAATCCAGAGCGTCTTAACAATTGCTGAAAGTGTTTTTTGTCGCGGGCTGGAGTGTTGCATAGAGGATGCACTGTTGTCTTCTTGTTTACTCACCTCTGAAATTCCCCGGTCAATCAACAAAGAGCGAAGCAAGAGATTCCGGTCGGCGTGTTTTGTGTGAAGCGTGGCTTGTATTCGGCGCTCGTGTCGTGTTTGTTGTTTTGTAGCGCGGTTTTCTTGAGGGAACGCTCTTGGTTTCTCTTTGCTTGGTTTTGTCTCTCTTTTAGCACAAACTTTTTTTTAAACATTTCTATGTTGTTTTTAAAATGGCTGGGAAAAAGCGTGTTGTGATAATAAAGCATTTAAAGAAAGGCGTTGTTGTTTTTTCTTGGCTTGCGCGGTGATGCGCGAGTTGCCGGTGGTGATGCTGTTTGTTTAGAACGTTGTTTTTAACATTTGAAGAGGCAAGAAGCATAGCGGAAGCGTACGGGACGCCAACCTTTGTCTATGATGAAGCCTTGTTGAAGGAGCGTGCTGCAGAGTTTTTGTCAATTCGTCTGCCTTTCGGGTTTACTCCTCGATACGCGATGAAGGCTAACCCGCATAAGTACATACTCTCTTTGTTTGATGCCCTTGGCTTACACATCGATGCATCTTC
The genomic region above belongs to Candidatus Woesearchaeota archaeon and contains:
- a CDS encoding tetratricopeptide repeat protein; translated protein: MIDRGISEVSKQEDNSASSMQHSSPRQKTLSAIVKTLWISFAFATPFSATPAQAQQHPPPRIERHDTSANEEAQSACLQKKNTIGHRVISLEAKPLGTKNTCTLQRWLDTYLDDVKDAAAKQKDKERTAQSTLAIAITLLNERTRYAEANTLTECIATASCDCDTRALLLQSVAEQEHIPAAAVRSPFHLYLRIHEKGKPAFNIDPVTGTIFCDGTERHPTLECFGKPMLTTPISESAKKNNVYLHALTPPEQNALILSNVGWELYLQAFATKPREERQNKIIQAANYQHLAIKENPQDPLIIYRSAVLDIIVNVYSASPPREAIKNATKAIETIELLDPRNALRFLLEGYVYTLTDNLDQAEKAYSKAARYSNNNPRLYFNLGYFFFTQGKFKKARSAFRKAQIRAERWNETLWQQSTLFLGHT